In Drosophila santomea strain STO CAGO 1482 chromosome 2L, Prin_Dsan_1.1, whole genome shotgun sequence, a single window of DNA contains:
- the LOC120457098 gene encoding uncharacterized protein LOC120457098 isoform X3, with translation MNIDYTENVTIRDQLFMFATSCQCESGNASGLLLNYSGSEGNEKKTGSFTSKAKHCNNNNTAGNIKKNVAILFAMAFMVSLNAGNFQKYLNIPNNMEGRSDLEPIGKQLSMSSRRLLWADSEEEYKEHNKLNTFLSDKPAESPLYFLSSGKHNHNINSLENISKNVSQTYSFNEPPPLTYLTTENCISKCRSFNSSSNQSKYFLLAQNLHKWISGTVNMSSKIANEKEDSNGFELLNNSFEKNRDIHIKHKKQKMFIDLNDYPTVLPEKQRKLNHTKSFENMREQINVISQIKRMDDTFYVFSFNMDHALFPALSYNSSYRPKLSLVLPLENPGINGKMKMIQVDCEVFNTKDIEVSHRLLSAKLRQNIVQRKPNKQNIKKGGTEKPVNTKRDQNTIIRQTPRVRNFYKVGSRNQATAASSFKIETHFKNK, from the coding sequence GAAAATGTTACAATACGGGATCAGTTATTCATGTTTGCAACGTCTTGCCAGTGTGAATCTGGAAATGCAAGCGGTCTTTTACTTAACTATTCAGGATCTGAaggaaacgaaaaaaaaaccggAAGTTTTACATCAAAGGCAAAGCattgcaataataataataccgcgggaaacattaaaaaaaatgtcgCTATATTATTTGCTATGGCTTTTATGGTATCTCTGAATGCtggaaattttcaaaaatatcttAACATTCCAAATAACATGGAAGGCAGAAGTGATCTTGAGCCTATCGGAAAACAATTAAGCATGTCCAGTCGACGGTTACTCTGGGCTGATTCAGAGGAAGAATATAAAGAacacaacaaattaaatacatttcttTCAGACAAACCGGCTGAATCAcctctttattttttaagttctGGTAAACACAACCATAATATTAATTCTTTAGAAAACATTTCCAAAAATGTATCTCAAACATACTCTTTTAATGAACCTCCACCATTAACATATTTGACTACAGAAAACTGTATAAGCAAGTGCAGGTCCTTCAATTCTTCATCCAATcaatctaaatattttttactcgcgcaaaatttacataaatggATTAGCGGCACTGTTAACATGTCGTCGAAAATTGCAAACGAGAAAGAGGACTCAAATGgttttgaattattaaataattccTTCGAGAAAAACCGTGACATACACATCAaacacaaaaagcaaaaaatgtttattgatttaaatgatTACCCTACTGTTTTACCGGAAAAACAGCGAAAGCTAAACCATACGAAATCTTTTGAAAATATGCGCGAACAAATTAATGTAATTAGTCAAATTAAAAGAATGGATGATACTTTCTAcgtattttcttttaatatggATCATGCACTATTTCCAGCATTAAGTTATAACAGTAGTTATCGGCCAAAATTGTCGTTGGTACTTCCCTTAGAAAATCCCGGAATTAACggtaaaatgaaaatgatcCAGGTAGACTGTGAAGTATTTAATACTAAAGACATAGAAGTAAGTCATCGTTTGCTTTCGGCTAAACTTCGTCAAAATATCGTTCAACGAAAACCCAACaagcaaaatataaaaaaaggtgGTACTGAAAAACCAGTTAATACAAAACGCGACCAAAACACGATAATTCGCCAAACCCCAAGAGTGCGTAATTTCTACAAGGTCGGCTCTAGAAATCAAGCTACCGCCGCATCTAGTTTTAAAATAGaaacacattttaaaaacaaataa